A genomic stretch from Algiphilus sp. includes:
- a CDS encoding DUF6746 family protein produces the protein MSRIVPALALVASLGLPAVHAAEDRPEHYQGAESATLAEAFSYLEVYNEGLAELLARDELTASDLNRIHQMTYTMENAVARLRDELEGAAASLEELHLASERADADAAREHGDAYLGTLQQFSR, from the coding sequence ATGTCCCGCATCGTTCCCGCGCTCGCTCTGGTCGCGAGCCTCGGCCTTCCCGCCGTCCACGCCGCCGAGGACCGTCCCGAGCACTACCAGGGCGCCGAGAGCGCGACGCTGGCCGAGGCCTTCTCCTACCTCGAGGTCTACAACGAGGGGCTCGCCGAGCTGCTGGCCAGGGACGAGCTCACCGCCTCCGACCTCAACCGCATCCATCAGATGACCTACACCATGGAGAACGCCGTCGCCCGACTGCGCGACGAGCTCGAGGGGGCGGCCGCCTCGCTGGAGGAACTGCACCTGGCCTCCGAGCGCGCCGACGCCGACGCCGCGCGCGAGCACGGCGATGCCTATCTGGGGACGCTGCAGCAGTTCTCGCGATAG